The Cyclobacterium amurskyense genome contains the following window.
ATAATAGAGCTAATAAACCCCATAAAAATACTATTGAAACAATCTTTCTAAGGTTTTAAACAGAAAAACCATGAATTAAAAATATAGGGCAAAATCAATCCAATACTGAAGGTCTTAATAGCTGGCAAAAAAGTTGTTAACCTAGCCGAAGTGGAGGAGAAAAATGAGGTATAAAAATTACAATAGGCCATATTGCCCAGATTTTCATTCCTACTTTATCCCGGATTATGTAATAGAATTTCTTCGCCCTGACGATAGTCAGGGGTGATGCCTGTCCCGTGTTTACGGGAAGTGTTGCAATCACAAGACAATCAGGCTGTTTGGAGATTTAGCATAGCACCGCTATGGTGAAATTGAAAACAGCAACGAAGTGGCTGATTTTAAAGCGATTTCAGCACCTAATAGAATGTCTATTGCATATTTCGGGTTTATCAAAGAATGAAATCTGTACCCATCGATTAAAGTGCACTATTGCCCCTAAGAGCTTAGCTGAAATAATGCAATACAGATATCCATTTCGCTATAAAAGAACAAGGAATTACATAAAATCAGTCTGCTAGGAAGTTTAATAAGGCTCCCCTCTGAAGCAATCCAAATTTAAAAAGGATCCACATCCACTAAAAACCTAACTGAACGAAAGCGTTTGTCTGATTGCAGGTCTGAAATGGAACGGGTCATCTCCTGTTTAAAACGCACTTGTGCATTGGTGCTTTTTTCGAGTTTGATCCAGATTTCAAAAAGATATAAGTTTTTAATCTTACCTATTAATGCTTTTTCCGGACCTAGAATTATCTTCCTTCCTTCAATGTCTGAAAGTAAATTTTTTAATTGAACAGATGCAGTTTCTGCTGTCTTAAAGTCTTTATGCTTGACTACGATCTTGATATTCTTGACAAAAGGAGGATAATAAAACTGCTTCCGTTCTCCCATCTCCTGTCGATAAAATTCAGCGTAATCACCACTTATTATCTGATTGAAAATCAATTGATCAGGTCGTCTTGTTTGAATAATTACATTACCTGTTTTATTTCTCCTACCAGCCCTTCCAGCCACTTGTGTAATTTGTTGAAAAGCCCTTTCTCCTGAGCGGAAATCTGGGTAAAACAAAATTCGATCAGCATCAACAATTCCTACCAGAGACACCCTATCAAAATCCAGACCTTTGGTAATCATCTGGGTTCCTACCAAAATATCCACATTTCCAGATCCGAATTCTTCTAAAATCTTTTGGTACCCATATTTACTTCGGGTAGTGTCCAAATCCATTCTTAAAATTCGGGCTTCAGGAAAAAGTAATGAGAGATTTTCTTCAATCCTTTCCGTTCCTGAACCTACGGTTGTAATCTTATCACTACCACAGGCATGGCATTTTTTTGGAACAACATCTTTAAACCCACAATAGTGACATCTCAATTCTTCCTGAAATTGGTGGTAAGTTAAACTGACATCACAGTGTTCGCATTCAGGAATCCAACCACATTCATCACAGGAAATATATGGGGCATAGCCTCTCCTATTTTGAAATATTAATACTTGTTCCTGATTGTTTAGGGCCTCTTGGATTTTCTCTCTCAGAAGTCTGGTAAAGTCTAATTTAAGCAGGTTTTTCTTTTTGTCCTTTAAAATGTCTGCCAAATGAAAATGAGGCAATTCCGCATTGCCATAACGTTTATCCATTTTCACATAGCCATACTTATCATTTTGAACATTAGAAAAGGTCTCAAAAGCTGGGGTAGCTGTTCCTAAGACCGTTTTGGCTTGGTGTAGATATGCCATCATGATTGCAGCATCTCTTGCATGAAACCTTGGCGCAGGGTCATACTGTTTATAGGAAGGTTCATGTTCTTCATCTACAATGACCAAACCCAAGCTATCGAAAGGTAAGAATAAAGAAGATCTGACTCCTATAATGAAATTGTACTTCCCTGAAATCACTCCTTGCCACACTTCTACACGTTCATTGTCTGAATATTTAGAGTGAAAAATACCCATTTTATCACCAAAAACTTTCTGTAGCCGAGAAACCAAATGAGTAGTAAGTGCAATTTCAGGAAGCAGCAATAATACCTGTGAACCACTTTCCAGGACCTCCATTATTAGCTTAATGTAAATCTCTGTTTTACCAGATCCTGTAATACCATGAAGTAAAACTGTGGATTTACTGTTAAATTCATTTTGCACCGCATCATACGCTTCCTTTTGATCATCAGAAAGTAGAATTGGATTTTCATCAATATTAATTGGGTCAAAACGACTTATTTTTACCTTGAAGCTTTCCAATACCTTATTTTTAATAAGGGTATCAATGGAAGAAGGAGAACAACCTGCATCGGTCAAAATCTTTTTGGCCAGTCCTTGTTTGTTTAGCTCACTTTTCTGGTAAATAGGAACTTGTTGTAAATATTTGAGAAGCACATTCTCTTGCTTTACTTTCCCTTTTATTCCATCAAAAAGTTCATTTAGCTTATCCGATGCAGTAATGTATTCTTGAGCTAGCCTCACCCTAAGTTCTATCTTTGGGCTGTATTTCTCTTTAACAGATTCATAAACCAAGATGGCTTTCTTAGCAAGAAGACTTTTAATCAACTTGTGAAGGTCTTTCACTGGAACCAGGGTATCCAGTTGATCCACATTCATTTCCTCCTTCTTTTCCAAAGCCTCCAATATCAGCATTTCCCTGTCATCCATAGGATAATCTGGATTGTCCAAGTCAAAATCAGGATGCATTTGAATCTTACTCTCAGTAGATAGCTTTAAACCACTGGGTAAAGCGGCATTCATCACTTCTCCTAAATGACAACAATAATAGCTGGCCAGCCAAGCCCAAAATTTGATTTGCAAGGCGTTTACTATGGGGAAATCATCTAATAAATCAAGTATAGCTTTGGCCTGATAAGCCTCAGGCGCTTTTTGATGAACCTTGGCAACAATACCAGTTAAAATCCTTTTCCTACCGAATTGTACCATCACACGATAGCCAATGCCAATTTCATCCTGAATCTCAGGCCCCACACTATAAGTAAAAGTTTGAGGAATAGGTACAGGCAAAATAATGTCCGCAAACAGATTTTTGCTTGTTAAGGGGTAGTTATTTCCAAAGAGATCATCCACTGTAAATCTATTTTATTTGGTTTTGCTCAAAAATGGAAGTTGACTTACTGCCTCCTCTATGGTCTCTACAGGTTGCTTGCATGACTTATTAAAGCAGACATACAATATTGTCTTTTCAGTTGACTTACCAGCTAAAATTGGTACTTCTTCAGTATTGACTGTAGTAGCAGCTATGACCATATTGGGATGATAATCAGCCTGGAGTGAAAGTCCCACTCTATTTGCCTCTTTTCCTGTAATGGCTATTTCCGCTGTAGGAACCGATTTTTCTAAAAAAAAGTTTGCCCAATTGGCTAGAAAATCCGGTTCTTTGATCACCATCTCACGAACCAATTGCAACATGCTTTCTGCTTGACAAAGGTAAGTATCATTGTATAAGTACAGACCTAATTGATGTAGGTTTCTTGCCATTACCGAGTTAGAAGCAGGAAGAACATTGTCAAAAACCTCTTTCTTATCAGCTATCAATTTTTCAGTTTTAGGATCATTAAAGAAAAACATTCCATCCCTTTCATCAAGAAAATTATCCATGACCCTTTCAGTCAACAATTTCGCTCTATTTAACCATAATGGTGAAAAAGAAATTTTATAGAGAGAGATAAAAGATTGAATAACAGCAGCATAATCTTCAAGAAAGGCAGGCGTATAAGCTTCATTATCTTTAAAATTCCTATAAAGTACATTGTCATGGACCATTTGGTTCCAAATAAAATTTCCAGTCTCTAAAGCCGAGCGCTTATAACCTTCATCACCAATTGCTAAATAAGCTTTGCATAAACCGTCAATGACTAATCCATTCCATCCGCTTATGATTTTATCATCCAATCCGGGCCTAACTCTGGAAGATCTGTTTTCAAAGAGCTTTTCCTTGACTTCTTTTAGTTTTCCTTCAAATGTATCCAAGGTTAAACCATGATTTTGAGCAACTTCTGAATAAGTTAAGTTCTGAAAAAGGATATTCACACCATCTTCCCAATTCCCCTCCTCTTTTATACCGTATAGTGACCCAAACCAATCCAAATCAAGGCCCAGTAGCTCTTTGAGTTCCTTATAAGTCCAGGTATAAAATTTTCCTTCTGCCCCATCGCTATCTGCATCTAGTGCAGAATAGAAGCCCATTTCTGCACTACGCATTTCACCATGTAACCAGTTAACCGTTTCTACAATCTTTTCCTTAAAGAAAGAATCTCTACTGTATTGTAAGGCTTTGCTGTATAGACCAAGTAATTGACCATTGTCATAAAGCATCTTTTCAAAATGGGGTGCAAACCATTCTCCATCTACACTGTACCGGCAAAATCCCCCACCCAGGTGGTCATAAATGCCTCCCATTCCTATTTTTTTCAGGGTGAAACAAACCTGTTCTCCTATATGCTTTTGTTCATCCAAAATGGCCATGTCCAGTAAGAAGTTCCATATAACAGGCATTGGGAATTTAGGAACCCTTTTCATACCTCCCCATTCCGTATCTACCCCTTTTAATAAATTCCTGGCCATTGCTCTTACGTTTTCAGGGGTAAATTCTCCTTCCTCCCTCTTTAAGCCATATTTTTCAATAACTGACCTATCAATGCTCCTACCAAAACCTTCGGCACTTTTCACCAATTCTTCATACTGCTTTTCAAATGCCTGAGCCACTCCTGCCAATACTTTCATCCATTGGTTTTTAGGGAAATAAGTACCTCCATAAAAAGGTTTTTGATCAGGCATTAAAAAAACGTTCAAAGGCCATCCACCTTGTAAACCCATTATTTGGACTGCCTCCATGTAAATATTATCCAAATCAGGCCTTTCTTCTCTATCAATCTTGATACAAATAAAATTGGCATTCATTAGATCCGCTACCTCCATGTCTTCAAAGCTCTCTTTTTCCATGACATGGCACCAGTGGCAAGCAGAATAACCGATACTTACCAATATAGGCTTGTTCTCAGCTTTTGCTTTGGCCAAGGCCTCCTCTGACCAAGGATGCCACTGTACCGGATTATGGGCATGTTGCTGTAAGTACAAACTTTTACTCGCTATCAGTTTATTGCCTTTCATATCCACAGGGTCAATTGGTTTAAAATAATTTCAACTGATCACTTATAGCTTGTTTTTCATTTGTAAAATCAAGTTCAGCAGGCATCAAAGAGATCAACTCTTGAAGCTTGCAAAGAAACTGATAGTGGGCCTGTGACTGAGGATTAAAGGGTCTATGGCTGAGATTTTTTTGTATTTGATCTATATGTTGGATCAAATCAATGGTTTCTGAATCGAAAAATGCCCCAGAAAATTCATTCCATATATAGTCTTCCGCCATAGAGTTGGGATGAATCATGTCTTCCTTATAAAATCGATAATCCCTCAAATCATCCATCATTATCTCATAGGCTGGGAAATAATAAATAGTTGGATACTTTGAGACAATCTGATGACAGAAAACATTTAACAGGCTTTTACTCAACTGATTTTCTGGTATCCCATCTTTTATGTGTCTCACAGGACTAACCGTCAAAACCAGCTGTATATTGGGGTTTACAGCTATAAGTTTTTGATAAAACTCATTAAAACTATACCTCATCTCCTCCAGGCCAAGTATACTTTTAGAAAAGTTTCGTTGAGCTTGCTTGTGGCAATTGGCCACAATCCTTTCATTTTCTATGAGGCGATAAACGAAAGCCGTACCAAAGGTTATAAATAGATGAGTAGCTTTTTCAAGGCTCTCTTTGACCTTTATTTTGGTGTTTTCAATTTTATCTGAAAGATCCTTTATGGAAGATCCATTGAATGAGGAATGCAATTGATAATGAAAAAAATTATCATGCCGGTTTAGGTACAATTCTGGGTCAGCCGGTTTTGATTCCAGTGAATTCAATAATAAACTGAAAATAGAATGAGGGTTAAAAGTTGTTCCAAAGGGATTTGTCAAAGTGTTGAATTTACTATGTGTTAACCTTTCACCTACTACTTCAGAAAAACAAGAGCCAATAGTTACCATTCTGGACGAATGGTTTATTTTTTTATCGCATTCCTTAAATTGGAAAGTAGTTCTAAAACTTTTCATTTTCAAATTCTCCTTACTAAAATACCCTATACTCCTTAACAATATAAAGGAACAAATTAATGAAAATATGAGGGATAAAGGCGGTAAAAAGAGAGTAAATTTAAATTTATGTAATTCACAAATCTCAGCTAGATTTTATACATTAATTAAATTTTAATCAATATTATTTAAATATTTAATAATTATTGATAATATTGTTGCATTATTCACTTCAACCTTAATAGAAATAGAGTATGGAATCAGCATTATTAGAAAAATCTGTTGAAAACGCCATTGCCAAACTAAGCAAATTAACAATCAATGAAGGATTAACAGCTGAATTGGAATGGTGTTTGGGAAGTTATCGATTTGACAACAATCCTGAAGGATTAAAAATGAAATCTAAGCTAGCTTTGGAGCTTTTGAAGGAGACCAAAGAAAAAAGCAGTCGATCCGTATCCAAAAAATTAATAACGGATTTGGAAAAAGCCATTGTAAACTAAAAAAGCCAGGATAAACCTGGCTTTTTTTTATTCAAATGCAATATTGATAACTATTCAGCTACAACTACGAATTTAACGTTAGTTTTCACTTCTCTGTGTAAATCAATTTCAGCTTCGTATTCACCTGAAGTAGATACCGGCTGATTGATAGAGATCTTCTTACGATCAATATCTATGCTTTTCTCTGCCAAAGCATCAGAAAGCTGTAAAGTAGTAACTTTTCCAAAAATCTTTCCAGAATCGCCTATTTTAGCTTTGATTTCCAAAGTGATGCTTTCTAATTTAGCTGCAACAGCTTCGGCTTCAGTTTTGATTTTTTCTGCTTTGTGGGCTGCTTGCTTAATGTTTTCCTGCAAGATCTTCTTATTAGAAGAAGTGGCAAGTAAAGCGAAGCCCTGAGGGATTAGATAATTACGTCCATAACCAGGTTTAACAGCTACCAAGTCATTTTTATATCCAAGTCCTTTTATATCCGTTTTTAAGATAACTTCCATTGTTGTTATAATTTATTAGGTGAAGGATTACAGACAGTCTATTTCAAGCCATCTGCTACGTAAGGCAATAATGCCAAATGTCTGGCTTTTTTAATAGCCTGAGCAACCTTTCTCTGAAATTTAGCAGAGTTACCTGTCAATCTTCTAGGAAGAATTTTACCTTGTTCGTTCACAAACTTAAGCAAAAAGTTAGGATCTTTGTAATCAATATACTTGATACCTAGCTTTTTAAATCTACAGTATTTTTTCCTGTTTTGCTCTCTGTTGATGGGTTCGTTTTTTAATGTCATTTTGCTGGCTCCTCCTTAGCTTCTGATTTTTTATTGAATTCACCTTTCCTTCTTCTCTCTGCATATACCAGGGAATGTTTGTCCATTACAGTAGTAAGAAATCTCAATACAGTTTCATCTCTTCTGAAATTGATCTCATACTTTTTAATTGCAGTTGGATCCACTTTGTATTCGACCATTACATAAAACCCAGTAGTTTTCTTTTGGATTGGATAAGCCAATTTTTTTAGACCCCAATTCTCAACGTTAACTATCTCTGCTCCCAATTCTTTTAACAAGCCTACGTACTTGTCAACGGTATCCTTCATCTGAACTTCAGACAAAACGGGAGTAAGTATGAATACCGTTTCATAATTTTTTTGGAACATTCTTTTTAATTTTTGTTTAATATTTTAAAACAGTCTGCAAAATTAAAAGAAATGAGCCAATAATCAAATGAATAGCCTGTTATTTTATTTCAAATGCACTCCTACCGATCTCTGCTCCGTCGGAAAAAATCTTCACACTATAGGTTCCCTTTTCATAATCTGAGCCTTTTTCGTAAAAATAGGTCAGTTGCTGACGTGTGTTATTGAAGACAAAATCTTGTTTAGAAGTATAAAAATGTTCTTTTCCATCCAATTCAAATGTTCCAGAACCTTTGGCTATGTCAAAAATGACCTGCTCATTGGGAGAAAGAACTTGTACATAAACATCCCTCATACCAGCTTCTGCTACCTTATTGTCCCCAATATTAAATGAGATTTTTAATCTTTCCAACTGTCTATTCCTGAATTCCCCTTCTCGTTCTCTTCCCCTTGAATTCACTGCTGCTACAACAATGTTTTCGGCCTTTAATCGGGAAGCAATACTGACTTTATTCTCCAGGTCTACCGTTTTGATATTAAGCTTAACTACCTCCTCCTCTATTTCAGACTTGGTTGTCTTCAATTCTTTGTTTTCGGAAAACAACTGAACATTTTGGGCTTTCAAACGAACTATATCGGCGTCCTTTTCCTCCAATAAGGTTAAATAACTATCTATTTGCGCATTTAATCTGGCAATGTCTTTGGCTGATCTGCTCTTATCTAGCTTCCTCTCCTTAATCAATTGTTCCTTAACTTTCACCAAGGCCTCAATATCTCCACCAAGACTGTCAATTTCTTTGATTCTAGAGGTCAACTCCTCTGTCATGGAGTCCAATCTAAAATTTAAATGGCTGTTCTCTTCCGATAACAGAAAGATTTCCTCACTTTTTTGTGACTTTTCACGGTGGTCATTCAGGAGTCGCCATCCACTAAGAAATACTAAAATTACCAGAACGATAATTAAAATATTTTTCCCCTTATCTACATTAATACTGCTTTTATCAATTTTTTCTCCTTGACTCATACTAATAATAACACTTTAATACTGTTTATTTCGTTTTGTCAGGACATGTAAATAGTGCCAACACTAACTCTACTACAATAACAATTATCAGACCAATTTTTTATTGTAAAAATTTTATAAAATCAACCAGCGAAAACAAATTTAGCAAATCCCTTCACTTCTGGCAATCTCAACAAGAAATTTAAGAT
Protein-coding sequences here:
- the rpsR gene encoding 30S ribosomal protein S18, which gives rise to MTLKNEPINREQNRKKYCRFKKLGIKYIDYKDPNFLLKFVNEQGKILPRRLTGNSAKFQRKVAQAIKKARHLALLPYVADGLK
- the priA gene encoding replication restart helicase PriA; the encoded protein is MDDLFGNNYPLTSKNLFADIILPVPIPQTFTYSVGPEIQDEIGIGYRVMVQFGRKRILTGIVAKVHQKAPEAYQAKAILDLLDDFPIVNALQIKFWAWLASYYCCHLGEVMNAALPSGLKLSTESKIQMHPDFDLDNPDYPMDDREMLILEALEKKEEMNVDQLDTLVPVKDLHKLIKSLLAKKAILVYESVKEKYSPKIELRVRLAQEYITASDKLNELFDGIKGKVKQENVLLKYLQQVPIYQKSELNKQGLAKKILTDAGCSPSSIDTLIKNKVLESFKVKISRFDPINIDENPILLSDDQKEAYDAVQNEFNSKSTVLLHGITGSGKTEIYIKLIMEVLESGSQVLLLLPEIALTTHLVSRLQKVFGDKMGIFHSKYSDNERVEVWQGVISGKYNFIIGVRSSLFLPFDSLGLVIVDEEHEPSYKQYDPAPRFHARDAAIMMAYLHQAKTVLGTATPAFETFSNVQNDKYGYVKMDKRYGNAELPHFHLADILKDKKKNLLKLDFTRLLREKIQEALNNQEQVLIFQNRRGYAPYISCDECGWIPECEHCDVSLTYHQFQEELRCHYCGFKDVVPKKCHACGSDKITTVGSGTERIEENLSLLFPEARILRMDLDTTRSKYGYQKILEEFGSGNVDILVGTQMITKGLDFDRVSLVGIVDADRILFYPDFRSGERAFQQITQVAGRAGRRNKTGNVIIQTRRPDQLIFNQIISGDYAEFYRQEMGERKQFYYPPFVKNIKIVVKHKDFKTAETASVQLKNLLSDIEGRKIILGPEKALIGKIKNLYLFEIWIKLEKSTNAQVRFKQEMTRSISDLQSDKRFRSVRFLVDVDPF
- the rplI gene encoding 50S ribosomal protein L9, giving the protein MEVILKTDIKGLGYKNDLVAVKPGYGRNYLIPQGFALLATSSNKKILQENIKQAAHKAEKIKTEAEAVAAKLESITLEIKAKIGDSGKIFGKVTTLQLSDALAEKSIDIDRKKISINQPVSTSGEYEAEIDLHREVKTNVKFVVVAE
- a CDS encoding thioredoxin domain-containing protein: MKGNKLIASKSLYLQQHAHNPVQWHPWSEEALAKAKAENKPILVSIGYSACHWCHVMEKESFEDMEVADLMNANFICIKIDREERPDLDNIYMEAVQIMGLQGGWPLNVFLMPDQKPFYGGTYFPKNQWMKVLAGVAQAFEKQYEELVKSAEGFGRSIDRSVIEKYGLKREEGEFTPENVRAMARNLLKGVDTEWGGMKRVPKFPMPVIWNFLLDMAILDEQKHIGEQVCFTLKKIGMGGIYDHLGGGFCRYSVDGEWFAPHFEKMLYDNGQLLGLYSKALQYSRDSFFKEKIVETVNWLHGEMRSAEMGFYSALDADSDGAEGKFYTWTYKELKELLGLDLDWFGSLYGIKEEGNWEDGVNILFQNLTYSEVAQNHGLTLDTFEGKLKEVKEKLFENRSSRVRPGLDDKIISGWNGLVIDGLCKAYLAIGDEGYKRSALETGNFIWNQMVHDNVLYRNFKDNEAYTPAFLEDYAAVIQSFISLYKISFSPLWLNRAKLLTERVMDNFLDERDGMFFFNDPKTEKLIADKKEVFDNVLPASNSVMARNLHQLGLYLYNDTYLCQAESMLQLVREMVIKEPDFLANWANFFLEKSVPTAEIAITGKEANRVGLSLQADYHPNMVIAATTVNTEEVPILAGKSTEKTILYVCFNKSCKQPVETIEEAVSQLPFLSKTK
- the rpsF gene encoding 30S ribosomal protein S6, translating into MFQKNYETVFILTPVLSEVQMKDTVDKYVGLLKELGAEIVNVENWGLKKLAYPIQKKTTGFYVMVEYKVDPTAIKKYEINFRRDETVLRFLTTVMDKHSLVYAERRRKGEFNKKSEAKEEPAK
- a CDS encoding GSCFA domain-containing protein, with amino-acid sequence MKSFRTTFQFKECDKKINHSSRMVTIGSCFSEVVGERLTHSKFNTLTNPFGTTFNPHSIFSLLLNSLESKPADPELYLNRHDNFFHYQLHSSFNGSSIKDLSDKIENTKIKVKESLEKATHLFITFGTAFVYRLIENERIVANCHKQAQRNFSKSILGLEEMRYSFNEFYQKLIAVNPNIQLVLTVSPVRHIKDGIPENQLSKSLLNVFCHQIVSKYPTIYYFPAYEIMMDDLRDYRFYKEDMIHPNSMAEDYIWNEFSGAFFDSETIDLIQHIDQIQKNLSHRPFNPQSQAHYQFLCKLQELISLMPAELDFTNEKQAISDQLKLF